A portion of the Leptospira fletcheri genome contains these proteins:
- the dinB gene encoding DNA polymerase IV, with the protein MLQVVRKILHIDMDAFYASVEQRDFPQYRGKPLVVGGPPNSRGVVCAASYEARKFGVRSAMPCSQASRLCPEAIFVTPRFSAYREISNVIRNIFLEYTDYVEMLSLDEAFLDVTENKLGIPYATEVAKSIRARIRQETELTASAGVGINKFTAKVATDLKKPDGLTVIRPEDTETFIASLDVGLFPGIGKVTLKKMHALGIYTGADLKNRSAEFLVRNFGKAGRWYYSISRGIDPRPVIPHRIRKSLGAESTFESDLSREEDLLSELREIAEELEKRLSAKSFPARTLTLKIKFSDFTLKTRSRTLPIPPSRSKEFFDLGKELLEEFLIGDGAVVSPIRLLGLSLSHPESESQNEDEFAGSLFPETD; encoded by the coding sequence ATGCTCCAAGTGGTTCGGAAAATTTTGCACATCGATATGGACGCCTTTTACGCGTCGGTAGAGCAACGGGATTTTCCGCAATACCGAGGCAAACCGCTAGTGGTAGGAGGTCCTCCGAACTCGAGAGGAGTCGTATGTGCTGCGAGTTACGAGGCTCGAAAATTCGGAGTGCGATCCGCGATGCCTTGTTCCCAGGCGTCTAGACTTTGTCCGGAAGCGATTTTCGTGACTCCGAGGTTTTCGGCTTATCGCGAAATCTCGAACGTAATTCGGAATATTTTTTTGGAATATACCGACTACGTGGAAATGCTTTCTTTGGACGAGGCGTTTCTGGACGTAACGGAAAACAAGTTGGGAATCCCCTATGCGACCGAAGTCGCCAAGTCGATTCGAGCCAGGATCCGTCAAGAGACGGAACTGACCGCTTCCGCGGGAGTAGGCATAAATAAATTCACCGCAAAGGTGGCGACCGATCTTAAAAAACCCGACGGATTGACCGTAATCCGACCTGAAGACACGGAGACTTTCATCGCTTCCCTAGATGTGGGCCTTTTCCCCGGGATCGGCAAGGTTACATTAAAAAAAATGCATGCTCTGGGAATTTATACGGGAGCGGATTTAAAGAATCGAAGTGCAGAATTTCTCGTCCGAAATTTCGGAAAGGCAGGGCGATGGTATTATTCGATTTCCAGAGGCATCGATCCTCGTCCCGTAATACCCCATAGGATCCGTAAATCTTTGGGAGCGGAATCCACGTTCGAATCGGACTTGAGTCGTGAGGAAGATCTATTATCCGAATTGCGGGAGATCGCCGAAGAATTAGAAAAACGTTTATCAGCCAAATCCTTTCCGGCTAGAACATTAACGTTAAAGATTAAATTCTCGGATTTCACGCTCAAGACAAGAAGCAGGACTCTACCGATTCCTCCTTCCCGCTCCAAGGAATTTTTCGATCTAGGAAAGGAGCTATTGGAGGAGTTTTTGATCGGAGACGGAGCGGTAGTTTCTCCGATCCGATTATTGGGCCTGAGCCTGTCCCACCCCGAATCGGAGTCGCAAAACGAAGACGAGTTTGCCGGTTCCTTATTTCCGGAAACGGACTAG
- a CDS encoding RecQ family ATP-dependent DNA helicase yields the protein MSDSKITVSSPIRERWKKVLSSSFGFSEFRPGQWEAIESNLNGNDVLAVLPTGAGKSLIYQLPSFTQTQGLTLVISPLIALMKDQVDALKGRGLEAAYCNSTQDDLEQVRILSGAATGKIRILYVSPERATSRSFLELLPKLPLELVAVDEAHCVSQWGHDFRPEYRKLHVLRSTYKDRIPWIALTATATDRVKKDICDSLGLERPVQVQGTYARPNLRFRIHYPESDREKEKELIHILENTNFSKTNSEKAIIYCATRSKVDEIYELLKKSGYKVGKYHAGRTDSSREKTQNGYASGKTNVLVATNAFGMGLDSPNVRLVLHYQVPSSLESYYQEAGRAGRDGKESDCVLFFHSGDMSVQNFLLSKEANYKGGETLLSHVKEYVSSARCRQQILCGYFGEEIDPCGVCDSCLDGDDTGRTNFLEREKAKFEKRKARESHAFDQNEMLAVEGLLNEYPGKFGKKIIAGALRGSKSKDVLRRRLDRSKFYGSLGHVAEESIFKLLEDWLSAKRILVKGEKYPKLSLAIHGKPRQTLRKTEGFSDKPRKKPPTGDRLIVQELKNFRDRTARRKKWKKFMVLQNPVIVRIATQKPANLEDLMLIKGMGEAKVKQYGKDILEILEKFGD from the coding sequence ATGTCCGATTCTAAAATAACGGTTTCTTCTCCGATTCGGGAGCGGTGGAAAAAAGTCCTAAGTTCTTCATTCGGATTTTCGGAGTTTCGACCGGGGCAATGGGAAGCGATCGAATCCAATCTGAACGGGAACGACGTGCTAGCGGTTCTGCCTACGGGAGCGGGAAAATCTTTGATTTACCAGCTTCCTTCCTTTACGCAAACACAGGGACTGACCTTGGTAATTTCCCCTCTGATCGCGCTAATGAAGGATCAAGTCGATGCCCTAAAAGGGAGAGGCCTGGAAGCAGCTTACTGTAATTCCACCCAGGACGATCTGGAGCAAGTCCGTATACTTTCCGGAGCCGCTACCGGAAAGATTCGAATTTTGTATGTGTCCCCCGAGAGGGCCACATCCAGATCATTTTTGGAACTCCTGCCAAAACTTCCGTTAGAATTAGTAGCAGTCGACGAAGCCCATTGCGTTTCTCAGTGGGGCCACGACTTCCGGCCCGAATACAGAAAATTACACGTTCTTAGATCGACCTACAAAGATCGAATTCCGTGGATCGCCCTGACCGCGACGGCTACGGACAGGGTAAAGAAGGATATTTGTGATAGTCTAGGACTGGAACGACCTGTCCAAGTCCAGGGGACCTATGCCAGACCGAATCTAAGATTCCGCATCCATTACCCGGAATCGGATCGGGAAAAAGAAAAAGAATTAATTCATATTTTAGAAAATACGAATTTTTCAAAAACAAATTCGGAAAAGGCGATCATCTATTGCGCGACCAGATCCAAAGTCGACGAAATCTACGAACTTCTCAAAAAATCCGGTTACAAGGTCGGCAAATATCATGCAGGCAGGACCGACAGTAGCCGCGAAAAGACCCAGAACGGATATGCCTCGGGGAAAACGAACGTCCTCGTCGCGACAAACGCGTTTGGAATGGGACTCGACAGTCCGAACGTTCGCCTAGTTCTGCATTATCAAGTTCCGTCCTCTCTCGAGAGTTATTACCAGGAAGCAGGACGAGCGGGAAGGGACGGAAAAGAATCGGATTGCGTTCTCTTCTTCCATTCTGGAGACATGAGCGTGCAGAATTTTCTGCTTTCCAAAGAGGCGAATTACAAAGGAGGAGAAACCCTTCTTTCTCACGTTAAAGAATATGTGTCCTCCGCCCGATGCAGACAACAGATTCTCTGCGGCTATTTCGGAGAAGAGATCGATCCTTGTGGAGTCTGCGATTCCTGTCTAGACGGAGATGATACCGGAAGGACGAATTTTCTGGAAAGGGAAAAGGCGAAATTCGAAAAGAGAAAGGCTCGGGAGTCTCACGCCTTCGATCAGAATGAAATGCTCGCGGTCGAAGGTTTGTTAAACGAATACCCTGGAAAATTCGGAAAAAAAATCATCGCGGGCGCATTAAGAGGCTCCAAATCCAAAGATGTGCTACGTAGGCGTTTGGATAGATCGAAATTTTACGGAAGCCTAGGGCATGTCGCAGAAGAATCCATTTTCAAACTTTTGGAGGATTGGTTATCCGCCAAAAGAATTCTAGTGAAAGGGGAGAAATATCCTAAACTTTCCCTAGCGATTCACGGAAAACCCCGACAGACTCTCCGAAAAACGGAAGGCTTTTCCGACAAACCCAGAAAGAAGCCGCCGACCGGAGACAGGCTGATCGTTCAAGAACTGAAAAACTTCCGCGATCGAACGGCTCGCCGAAAAAAATGGAAGAAATTCATGGTTTTGCAAAATCCTGTAATCGTCCGAATCGCTACGCAAAAACCGGCTAACCTCGAAGACCTTATGCTGATTAAAGGAATGGGGGAAGCGAAAGTGAAGCAGTACGGTAAGGATATTCTGGAAATTTTGGAAAAATTTGGGGACTAG